In Balearica regulorum gibbericeps isolate bBalReg1 chromosome 26, bBalReg1.pri, whole genome shotgun sequence, one genomic interval encodes:
- the SAFB gene encoding scaffold attachment factor B1 isoform X2 produces the protein MAESQSAAGQGESASLSGSGASCSESENRRRLSELRVIDLRAELKRRNLDSGGNKSVLMERLRKAIEEEGGNPDEIPVVSENIMKKTPKRSSKGRRPDEEGVEDNGLEEDSGDGQEDIEASLDNLQDIDMMDISVLDEAEIDNGNVVDCGEDYSADNILDSLSDSKENADAEVKELPDQPTEYAVGNLEASPQFSEIKEESREIPVVMVEVEDVGNSLDASSSDLNVIKEFEELPLEPENEKILDILGETCKSELLNEETSEAERPHAQEASNVVPGKRLAEEEDALAAAQLEEDALDLDSKSAQAMARKEAKRLVVAKGETSEQTIEEEKPDSESLVVETLSDQSSKRSQGVEASSGETAEKGAGPEAKDSKEDAKKTEDKANSEESPATKESSASEGGDQKKSPVEEDRDTKIKDEKGRAGSGSGRNLWVSGLSSSTRATDLKNLFSKYGKVVGAKVVTNARSPGARCYGFVTMSTSEEATKCINHLHRTELHGKMISVEKAKNEPAGKKPSDKKEGETRKEKDRHHSAESKSEKSVGIKKEEKTDKKDDAKKSEKDGKDEKEGKEKDEQKAGSSDRSRASKSASRGTERTVVMDKSKGEPVISVKTSTSKERSTKSQDRKSESKEKQDILSFDKIKEQRERERQRQREREIRETERRRERERREREQRLQAIHERDERQRLQRERERLEFQRQRLDRERLERERLERERMHIEQERRREQERIQREREELRRQQEQLRYEQERRSAMRRPYDPDGRRDDPYWPEAKRMAMDDRYHSEFSRQDRFHDFDHRDRGRYQDHCLDRRDGSRGIPDRDGQHYPDERHGGPDRHSRDSWGGYGSDRRMSEGRGIPPQTRRGGFTQVGNQSQVMQSSGIQGVFAGQERTNRPTEPRFTRRY, from the exons ATGGCGGAGAGTCAGTCAGCGGCCGGGCAGGGAGAATCAGCGTCCCTGAGTGGGTCTGGAGCCTCCTGTTCGGAGTCTGAAAACCGGCGGCGGCTGAGCGAGCTGCGCGTCATAGACTTGCGGGCTGAACTCAAGCGCCGCAATTTGGACAGCGGTGGCAACAAGAGCGTCCTCATGGAGCGACTCAGGAAG GCTAttgaggaggaaggggggaatCCTGATGAAATTCCCGTGGTTTCAGAAAATATCATGAAGAAAACTccaaaaagaagcagcaaag GACGTAGACCAGATGAAGAGGGAGTAGAAGATAATGGCCTGGAAGAGGATTCAGGAGATGGACAG gaGGATATTGAAGCAAGTTTGGATAACTTGCAGGATATTGACATGATGGATATTAGTGTGTTAGATGAAGCTGAAATAGATAATGGCAATGTGGTAGATTGCGGAGAGGATTACAGTGCTGATAATATTCTTGACTCACTGTCTGATAgtaaagaaaatgctgatgcAGAAGTGAAAGAACTTCCAGATCAGCCTACAGAATATGCTGTAGGTAACTTGGAGGCATCCCcacaattttcagaaattaaagaagaatCAAGAGAAATACCAGTAGTGATG gtAGAGGTTGAAGATGTTGGAAACAGTTTAGATGCTTCTTCATCTGATTTAAACGTAATAAAG GAATTTGAAGAGTTACCTTTGGAGCCAG aaaatgagaaaatactcGACATTTTGGGGGAAACTTGTAAATCTGAACTACTTAACGAAGAAACTTCCGAAGCGGAGCGGCCGCATGCACAGGAAGCAAGTAACGTGGTGCCAGGCAAGAGGCTAGCGGAGGAAGAGGACGCTCTTGCTGCCGCTCAGTTGGAGGAAGATGCTTTAGATTTGGACAGCAAATCGGCACAAGCTATGGCAAGGAAGGAAGCAAAGCGTTTAGTGGTAGCGAAAGGGGAGACAAGTGAACAGACAATAGAGGAAGAGAAACCGGACTCTGAATCTTTAGTGGTAGAGACCCTAAGCGATCAGAGTAGCAAACGCTCCCAAGGTGTGGAAGCCTCTAGTGGGGAAACAGCGGAAAAAGGCGCAGGTCCCGAAGCCAAAGATAGCAAAGAAGATgccaagaaaacagaagacaaagctAATTCTGAGGAATCCCCTGCTACTAAAGAGTCCTCAGCCAGTGAGGGCGGTGATCAGAaaaagag CCCTGTTGAGGAGGACAGAGATACAAAGATAAAAGATGAGAAAG GCCGTGCAGGTAGTGGTTCTGGCAGAAATTTGTGGGTTAGTGGACTTTCATCCTCTACTAGAGCTACAGACTTGAAGAATCTTTTCAGCAAGTATGGAAAG gtgGTCGGTGCAAAGGTAGTGACAAATGCTCGCAGTCCTGGTGCTCGCTGTTACGGCTTTGTTACGATGTCAACGTCTGAAGAAGCCACTAAGTGTATTAATCATCTCCACAGAACAGAGCTGCATGGAAAAatgatttctgtggaaaag GCAAAAAATGAACCAGCTGGGAAAAAGCCTTCAGACAAAAAGGAAGGtgaaacaaggaaggaaaaagacagacacCATTCTGCAGAGTCCAAATCTGAGAA GTCTGTTGGTAttaagaaggaggagaagactGACAAAAAAGATGATGCTAAGAAATCggagaaagatggaaaagacgaaaaagaaggaaaagagaaagacgAACAAAAGGCTGGATCCTCTGACAGATCTAGGGCAAGCAAATCAG ccAGTCGAGGAACTGAAAGGACAGTGGTAATGGATAAATCTAAAGGAGAACCAGTTATTAGTGTGAAAACATCTACATCAAAAGAGAGG AGTACAAAAAGCCAGGATCGCAAATCcgagagcaaagaaaagcaagatatttTATCATTCGATAAAATCAAAGAACAGCGAGAACGTGAACGTCAGAGACAGAGGGAGCGAGAAATCAGGGAAACGGAAAGGCGCCG agagagagagagacgaGAACGAGAACAACGCCTTCAAGCTATTCATGAGCGGGATGAAAGACAGAGGCTCCAGAGAGAGCGAGAACGACTTGAATTTCAACGGCAGCGTCTTGACAGAGAGCGCTTGGAGAGGGAGAGattggagagagaaagaatgcACATAGAGCAGGAAAGGAGACGAGAACAGGAACGAATCCAGCgagaaagggaagagctgcGACGTCAGCAGGAACAACTACGCTATGAACAAGAACGGCGATCTGCCATGAGAAGGCCTTATGATCCTGATGGCAG GCGTGATGACCCATACTGGCCAGAGGCGAAGCGAATGGCAATGGATGATAGGTATCATTCTGAATTTAGTCGTCAAGACCGCTTCCACGACTTTGACCACAGGGATCGTGGCCGATACCAAGATCATTGTTTGGACAG aagAGACGGTTCAAGAGGAATACCAGATCGAGATGGGCAG CATTACCCAGATGAACGCCACGGAGGGCCTGATCGTCACTCCCGGGATAGTTGGGGTGGCTATGGGTCTGACAGAAGAATGAGTGAAGGGAGAGGGATACCTCCACAAACCCG GCGCGGAGGCTTTACGCAAGTTGGAAACCAGAGCCAGGTGATGCAGAGTAGCGGAATACAAGGAGTGTTTGCAGGTCAGGAGCGGACAAACAGACCGACTGAACCCCGTTTTACCCGCCGCTACTGA
- the SAFB gene encoding scaffold attachment factor B1 isoform X5 — MAESQSAAGQGESASLSGSGASCSESENRRRLSELRVIDLRAELKRRNLDSGGNKSVLMERLRKAIEEEGGNPDEIPVVSENIMKKTPKRSSKGRRPDEEGVEDNGLEEDSGDGQEDIEASLDNLQDIDMMDISVLDEAEIDNGNVVDCGEDYSADNILDSLSDSKENADAEVKELPDQPTEYAVGNLEASPQFSEIKEESREIPVVMVEVEDVGNSLDASSSDLNVIKEFEELPLEPENEKILDILGETCKSELLNEETSEAERPHAQEASNVVPGKRLAEEEDALAAAQLEEDALDLDSKSAQAMARKEAKRLVVAKGETSEQTIEEEKPDSESLVVETLSDQSSKRSQGVEASSGETAEKGAGPEAKDSKEDAKKTEDKANSEESPATKESSASEGGDQKKSPVEEDRDTKIKDEKGRAGSGSGRNLWVSGLSSSTRATDLKNLFSKYGKVVGAKVVTNARSPGARCYGFVTMSTSEEATKCINHLHRTELHGKMISVEKAKNEPAGKKPSDKKEGETRKEKDRHHSAESKSEKSVGIKKEEKTDKKDDAKKSEKDGKDEKEGKEKDEQKAGSSDRSRASKSASRGTERTVVMDKSKGEPVISVKTSTSKERSTKSQDRKSESKEKQDILSFDKIKEQRERERQRQREREIRETERRRERERREREQRLQAIHERDERQRLQRERERLEFQRQRLDRERLERERLERERMHIEQERRREQERIQREREELRRQQEQLRYEQERRSAMRRPYDPDGRRDDPYWPEAKRMAMDDRYHSEFSRQDRFHDFDHRDRGRYQDHCLDRRDGSRGIPDRDGQHYPDERHGGPDRHSRDSWGGYGSDRRMSEGRGIPPQTRDGRDWGDHGRKLEGHQDRSWQGNVDGGMMGRDHERWQGGDRSMPGHSGPGHVMNRGGMSGRGGFTQVGNQSQVMQSSGIQGVFAGQERTNRPTEPRFTRRY; from the exons ATGGCGGAGAGTCAGTCAGCGGCCGGGCAGGGAGAATCAGCGTCCCTGAGTGGGTCTGGAGCCTCCTGTTCGGAGTCTGAAAACCGGCGGCGGCTGAGCGAGCTGCGCGTCATAGACTTGCGGGCTGAACTCAAGCGCCGCAATTTGGACAGCGGTGGCAACAAGAGCGTCCTCATGGAGCGACTCAGGAAG GCTAttgaggaggaaggggggaatCCTGATGAAATTCCCGTGGTTTCAGAAAATATCATGAAGAAAACTccaaaaagaagcagcaaag GACGTAGACCAGATGAAGAGGGAGTAGAAGATAATGGCCTGGAAGAGGATTCAGGAGATGGACAG gaGGATATTGAAGCAAGTTTGGATAACTTGCAGGATATTGACATGATGGATATTAGTGTGTTAGATGAAGCTGAAATAGATAATGGCAATGTGGTAGATTGCGGAGAGGATTACAGTGCTGATAATATTCTTGACTCACTGTCTGATAgtaaagaaaatgctgatgcAGAAGTGAAAGAACTTCCAGATCAGCCTACAGAATATGCTGTAGGTAACTTGGAGGCATCCCcacaattttcagaaattaaagaagaatCAAGAGAAATACCAGTAGTGATG gtAGAGGTTGAAGATGTTGGAAACAGTTTAGATGCTTCTTCATCTGATTTAAACGTAATAAAG GAATTTGAAGAGTTACCTTTGGAGCCAG aaaatgagaaaatactcGACATTTTGGGGGAAACTTGTAAATCTGAACTACTTAACGAAGAAACTTCCGAAGCGGAGCGGCCGCATGCACAGGAAGCAAGTAACGTGGTGCCAGGCAAGAGGCTAGCGGAGGAAGAGGACGCTCTTGCTGCCGCTCAGTTGGAGGAAGATGCTTTAGATTTGGACAGCAAATCGGCACAAGCTATGGCAAGGAAGGAAGCAAAGCGTTTAGTGGTAGCGAAAGGGGAGACAAGTGAACAGACAATAGAGGAAGAGAAACCGGACTCTGAATCTTTAGTGGTAGAGACCCTAAGCGATCAGAGTAGCAAACGCTCCCAAGGTGTGGAAGCCTCTAGTGGGGAAACAGCGGAAAAAGGCGCAGGTCCCGAAGCCAAAGATAGCAAAGAAGATgccaagaaaacagaagacaaagctAATTCTGAGGAATCCCCTGCTACTAAAGAGTCCTCAGCCAGTGAGGGCGGTGATCAGAaaaagag CCCTGTTGAGGAGGACAGAGATACAAAGATAAAAGATGAGAAAG GCCGTGCAGGTAGTGGTTCTGGCAGAAATTTGTGGGTTAGTGGACTTTCATCCTCTACTAGAGCTACAGACTTGAAGAATCTTTTCAGCAAGTATGGAAAG gtgGTCGGTGCAAAGGTAGTGACAAATGCTCGCAGTCCTGGTGCTCGCTGTTACGGCTTTGTTACGATGTCAACGTCTGAAGAAGCCACTAAGTGTATTAATCATCTCCACAGAACAGAGCTGCATGGAAAAatgatttctgtggaaaag GCAAAAAATGAACCAGCTGGGAAAAAGCCTTCAGACAAAAAGGAAGGtgaaacaaggaaggaaaaagacagacacCATTCTGCAGAGTCCAAATCTGAGAA GTCTGTTGGTAttaagaaggaggagaagactGACAAAAAAGATGATGCTAAGAAATCggagaaagatggaaaagacgaaaaagaaggaaaagagaaagacgAACAAAAGGCTGGATCCTCTGACAGATCTAGGGCAAGCAAATCAG ccAGTCGAGGAACTGAAAGGACAGTGGTAATGGATAAATCTAAAGGAGAACCAGTTATTAGTGTGAAAACATCTACATCAAAAGAGAGG AGTACAAAAAGCCAGGATCGCAAATCcgagagcaaagaaaagcaagatatttTATCATTCGATAAAATCAAAGAACAGCGAGAACGTGAACGTCAGAGACAGAGGGAGCGAGAAATCAGGGAAACGGAAAGGCGCCG agagagagagagacgaGAACGAGAACAACGCCTTCAAGCTATTCATGAGCGGGATGAAAGACAGAGGCTCCAGAGAGAGCGAGAACGACTTGAATTTCAACGGCAGCGTCTTGACAGAGAGCGCTTGGAGAGGGAGAGattggagagagaaagaatgcACATAGAGCAGGAAAGGAGACGAGAACAGGAACGAATCCAGCgagaaagggaagagctgcGACGTCAGCAGGAACAACTACGCTATGAACAAGAACGGCGATCTGCCATGAGAAGGCCTTATGATCCTGATGGCAG GCGTGATGACCCATACTGGCCAGAGGCGAAGCGAATGGCAATGGATGATAGGTATCATTCTGAATTTAGTCGTCAAGACCGCTTCCACGACTTTGACCACAGGGATCGTGGCCGATACCAAGATCATTGTTTGGACAG aagAGACGGTTCAAGAGGAATACCAGATCGAGATGGGCAG CATTACCCAGATGAACGCCACGGAGGGCCTGATCGTCACTCCCGGGATAGTTGGGGTGGCTATGGGTCTGACAGAAGAATGAGTGAAGGGAGAGGGATACCTCCACAAACCCG agatggACGTGACTGGGGAGATCATGGTCGAAAGTTAGAGGGGCATCAAGATCGTTCATGGCAGGGAAATGTGGATGGAGGAATGATGGGACGGGATCATGAGAGATGGCAAG gtgGTGATAGAAGCATGCCTGGTCACTCAGGACCAGGCCATGTGATGAATCGAGGAGGGATGTCGGG GCGCGGAGGCTTTACGCAAGTTGGAAACCAGAGCCAGGTGATGCAGAGTAGCGGAATACAAGGAGTGTTTGCAGGTCAGGAGCGGACAAACAGACCGACTGAACCCCGTTTTACCCGCCGCTACTGA
- the SAFB gene encoding scaffold attachment factor B1 isoform X3: MAESQSAAGQGESASLSGSGASCSESENRRRLSELRVIDLRAELKRRNLDSGGNKSVLMERLRKAIEEEGGNPDEIPVVSENIMKKTPKRSSKGRRPDEEGVEDNGLEEDSGDGQVEVEDVGNSLDASSSDLNVIKEFEELPLEPENEKILDILGETCKSELLNEETSEAERPHAQEASNVVPGKRLAEEEDALAAAQLEEDALDLDSKSAQAMARKEAKRLVVAKGETSEQTIEEEKPDSESLVVETLSDQSSKRSQGVEASSGETAEKGAGPEAKDSKEDAKKTEDKANSEESPATKESSASEGGDQKKSPVEEDRDTKIKDEKGRAGSGSGRNLWVSGLSSSTRATDLKNLFSKYGKVVGAKVVTNARSPGARCYGFVTMSTSEEATKCINHLHRTELHGKMISVEKAKNEPAGKKPSDKKEGETRKEKDRHHSAESKSEKSVGIKKEEKTDKKDDAKKSEKDGKDEKEGKEKDEQKAGSSDRSRASKSASRGTERTVVMDKSKGEPVISVKTSTSKERSTKSQDRKSESKEKQDILSFDKIKEQRERERQRQREREIRETERRRERERREREQRLQAIHERDERQRLQRERERLEFQRQRLDRERLERERLERERMHIEQERRREQERIQREREELRRQQEQLRYEQERRSAMRRPYDPDGRRDDPYWPEAKRMAMDDRYHSEFSRQDRFHDFDHRDRGRYQDHCLDRRDGSRGIPDRDGQHYPDERHGGPDRHSRDSWGGYGSDRRMSEGRGIPPQTRDGRDWGDHGRKLEGHQDRSWQGNVDGGMMGRDHERWQGGDRSMPGHSGPGHVMNRGGMSGRGGFTQVGNQSQVMQSSGIQGVFAGQERTNRPTEPRFTRRY, translated from the exons ATGGCGGAGAGTCAGTCAGCGGCCGGGCAGGGAGAATCAGCGTCCCTGAGTGGGTCTGGAGCCTCCTGTTCGGAGTCTGAAAACCGGCGGCGGCTGAGCGAGCTGCGCGTCATAGACTTGCGGGCTGAACTCAAGCGCCGCAATTTGGACAGCGGTGGCAACAAGAGCGTCCTCATGGAGCGACTCAGGAAG GCTAttgaggaggaaggggggaatCCTGATGAAATTCCCGTGGTTTCAGAAAATATCATGAAGAAAACTccaaaaagaagcagcaaag GACGTAGACCAGATGAAGAGGGAGTAGAAGATAATGGCCTGGAAGAGGATTCAGGAGATGGACAG gtAGAGGTTGAAGATGTTGGAAACAGTTTAGATGCTTCTTCATCTGATTTAAACGTAATAAAG GAATTTGAAGAGTTACCTTTGGAGCCAG aaaatgagaaaatactcGACATTTTGGGGGAAACTTGTAAATCTGAACTACTTAACGAAGAAACTTCCGAAGCGGAGCGGCCGCATGCACAGGAAGCAAGTAACGTGGTGCCAGGCAAGAGGCTAGCGGAGGAAGAGGACGCTCTTGCTGCCGCTCAGTTGGAGGAAGATGCTTTAGATTTGGACAGCAAATCGGCACAAGCTATGGCAAGGAAGGAAGCAAAGCGTTTAGTGGTAGCGAAAGGGGAGACAAGTGAACAGACAATAGAGGAAGAGAAACCGGACTCTGAATCTTTAGTGGTAGAGACCCTAAGCGATCAGAGTAGCAAACGCTCCCAAGGTGTGGAAGCCTCTAGTGGGGAAACAGCGGAAAAAGGCGCAGGTCCCGAAGCCAAAGATAGCAAAGAAGATgccaagaaaacagaagacaaagctAATTCTGAGGAATCCCCTGCTACTAAAGAGTCCTCAGCCAGTGAGGGCGGTGATCAGAaaaagag CCCTGTTGAGGAGGACAGAGATACAAAGATAAAAGATGAGAAAG GCCGTGCAGGTAGTGGTTCTGGCAGAAATTTGTGGGTTAGTGGACTTTCATCCTCTACTAGAGCTACAGACTTGAAGAATCTTTTCAGCAAGTATGGAAAG gtgGTCGGTGCAAAGGTAGTGACAAATGCTCGCAGTCCTGGTGCTCGCTGTTACGGCTTTGTTACGATGTCAACGTCTGAAGAAGCCACTAAGTGTATTAATCATCTCCACAGAACAGAGCTGCATGGAAAAatgatttctgtggaaaag GCAAAAAATGAACCAGCTGGGAAAAAGCCTTCAGACAAAAAGGAAGGtgaaacaaggaaggaaaaagacagacacCATTCTGCAGAGTCCAAATCTGAGAA GTCTGTTGGTAttaagaaggaggagaagactGACAAAAAAGATGATGCTAAGAAATCggagaaagatggaaaagacgaaaaagaaggaaaagagaaagacgAACAAAAGGCTGGATCCTCTGACAGATCTAGGGCAAGCAAATCAG ccAGTCGAGGAACTGAAAGGACAGTGGTAATGGATAAATCTAAAGGAGAACCAGTTATTAGTGTGAAAACATCTACATCAAAAGAGAGG AGTACAAAAAGCCAGGATCGCAAATCcgagagcaaagaaaagcaagatatttTATCATTCGATAAAATCAAAGAACAGCGAGAACGTGAACGTCAGAGACAGAGGGAGCGAGAAATCAGGGAAACGGAAAGGCGCCG agagagagagagacgaGAACGAGAACAACGCCTTCAAGCTATTCATGAGCGGGATGAAAGACAGAGGCTCCAGAGAGAGCGAGAACGACTTGAATTTCAACGGCAGCGTCTTGACAGAGAGCGCTTGGAGAGGGAGAGattggagagagaaagaatgcACATAGAGCAGGAAAGGAGACGAGAACAGGAACGAATCCAGCgagaaagggaagagctgcGACGTCAGCAGGAACAACTACGCTATGAACAAGAACGGCGATCTGCCATGAGAAGGCCTTATGATCCTGATGGCAG GCGTGATGACCCATACTGGCCAGAGGCGAAGCGAATGGCAATGGATGATAGGTATCATTCTGAATTTAGTCGTCAAGACCGCTTCCACGACTTTGACCACAGGGATCGTGGCCGATACCAAGATCATTGTTTGGACAG aagAGACGGTTCAAGAGGAATACCAGATCGAGATGGGCAG CATTACCCAGATGAACGCCACGGAGGGCCTGATCGTCACTCCCGGGATAGTTGGGGTGGCTATGGGTCTGACAGAAGAATGAGTGAAGGGAGAGGGATACCTCCACAAACCCG agatggACGTGACTGGGGAGATCATGGTCGAAAGTTAGAGGGGCATCAAGATCGTTCATGGCAGGGAAATGTGGATGGAGGAATGATGGGACGGGATCATGAGAGATGGCAAG gtgGTGATAGAAGCATGCCTGGTCACTCAGGACCAGGCCATGTGATGAATCGAGGAGGGATGTCGGG GCGCGGAGGCTTTACGCAAGTTGGAAACCAGAGCCAGGTGATGCAGAGTAGCGGAATACAAGGAGTGTTTGCAGGTCAGGAGCGGACAAACAGACCGACTGAACCCCGTTTTACCCGCCGCTACTGA
- the SAFB gene encoding scaffold attachment factor B1 isoform X1, with translation MAESQSAAGQGESASLSGSGASCSESENRRRLSELRVIDLRAELKRRNLDSGGNKSVLMERLRKAIEEEGGNPDEIPVVSENIMKKTPKRSSKGRRPDEEGVEDNGLEEDSGDGQEDIEASLDNLQDIDMMDISVLDEAEIDNGNVVDCGEDYSADNILDSLSDSKENADAEVKELPDQPTEYAVGNLEASPQFSEIKEESREIPVVMVEVEDVGNSLDASSSDLNVIKEFEELPLEPENEKILDILGETCKSELLNEETSEAERPHAQEASNVVPGKRLAEEEDALAAAQLEEDALDLDSKSAQAMARKEAKRLVVAKGETSEQTIEEEKPDSESLVVETLSDQSSKRSQGVEASSGETAEKGAGPEAKDSKEDAKKTEDKANSEESPATKESSASEGGDQKKSPVEEDRDTKIKDEKGRAGSGSGRNLWVSGLSSSTRATDLKNLFSKYGKVVGAKVVTNARSPGARCYGFVTMSTSEEATKCINHLHRTELHGKMISVEKAKNEPAGKKPSDKKEGETRKEKDRHHSAESKSEKSVGIKKEEKTDKKDDAKKSEKDGKDEKEGKEKDEQKAGSSDRSRASKSASRGTERTVVMDKSKGEPVISVKTSTSKERSTKSQDRKSESKEKQDILSFDKIKEQRERERQRQREREIRETERRRERERREREQRLQAIHERDERQRLQRERERLEFQRQRLDRERLERERLERERMHIEQERRREQERIQREREELRRQQEQLRYEQERRSAMRRPYDPDGRRDDPYWPEAKRMAMDDRYHSEFSRQDRFHDFDHRDRGRYQDHCLDRRDGSRGIPDRDGQHYPDERHGGPDRHSRDSWGGYGSDRRMSEGRGIPPQTRDGRDWGDHGRKLEGHQDRSWQGNVDGGMMGRDHERWQGAEALRKLETRAR, from the exons ATGGCGGAGAGTCAGTCAGCGGCCGGGCAGGGAGAATCAGCGTCCCTGAGTGGGTCTGGAGCCTCCTGTTCGGAGTCTGAAAACCGGCGGCGGCTGAGCGAGCTGCGCGTCATAGACTTGCGGGCTGAACTCAAGCGCCGCAATTTGGACAGCGGTGGCAACAAGAGCGTCCTCATGGAGCGACTCAGGAAG GCTAttgaggaggaaggggggaatCCTGATGAAATTCCCGTGGTTTCAGAAAATATCATGAAGAAAACTccaaaaagaagcagcaaag GACGTAGACCAGATGAAGAGGGAGTAGAAGATAATGGCCTGGAAGAGGATTCAGGAGATGGACAG gaGGATATTGAAGCAAGTTTGGATAACTTGCAGGATATTGACATGATGGATATTAGTGTGTTAGATGAAGCTGAAATAGATAATGGCAATGTGGTAGATTGCGGAGAGGATTACAGTGCTGATAATATTCTTGACTCACTGTCTGATAgtaaagaaaatgctgatgcAGAAGTGAAAGAACTTCCAGATCAGCCTACAGAATATGCTGTAGGTAACTTGGAGGCATCCCcacaattttcagaaattaaagaagaatCAAGAGAAATACCAGTAGTGATG gtAGAGGTTGAAGATGTTGGAAACAGTTTAGATGCTTCTTCATCTGATTTAAACGTAATAAAG GAATTTGAAGAGTTACCTTTGGAGCCAG aaaatgagaaaatactcGACATTTTGGGGGAAACTTGTAAATCTGAACTACTTAACGAAGAAACTTCCGAAGCGGAGCGGCCGCATGCACAGGAAGCAAGTAACGTGGTGCCAGGCAAGAGGCTAGCGGAGGAAGAGGACGCTCTTGCTGCCGCTCAGTTGGAGGAAGATGCTTTAGATTTGGACAGCAAATCGGCACAAGCTATGGCAAGGAAGGAAGCAAAGCGTTTAGTGGTAGCGAAAGGGGAGACAAGTGAACAGACAATAGAGGAAGAGAAACCGGACTCTGAATCTTTAGTGGTAGAGACCCTAAGCGATCAGAGTAGCAAACGCTCCCAAGGTGTGGAAGCCTCTAGTGGGGAAACAGCGGAAAAAGGCGCAGGTCCCGAAGCCAAAGATAGCAAAGAAGATgccaagaaaacagaagacaaagctAATTCTGAGGAATCCCCTGCTACTAAAGAGTCCTCAGCCAGTGAGGGCGGTGATCAGAaaaagag CCCTGTTGAGGAGGACAGAGATACAAAGATAAAAGATGAGAAAG GCCGTGCAGGTAGTGGTTCTGGCAGAAATTTGTGGGTTAGTGGACTTTCATCCTCTACTAGAGCTACAGACTTGAAGAATCTTTTCAGCAAGTATGGAAAG gtgGTCGGTGCAAAGGTAGTGACAAATGCTCGCAGTCCTGGTGCTCGCTGTTACGGCTTTGTTACGATGTCAACGTCTGAAGAAGCCACTAAGTGTATTAATCATCTCCACAGAACAGAGCTGCATGGAAAAatgatttctgtggaaaag GCAAAAAATGAACCAGCTGGGAAAAAGCCTTCAGACAAAAAGGAAGGtgaaacaaggaaggaaaaagacagacacCATTCTGCAGAGTCCAAATCTGAGAA GTCTGTTGGTAttaagaaggaggagaagactGACAAAAAAGATGATGCTAAGAAATCggagaaagatggaaaagacgaaaaagaaggaaaagagaaagacgAACAAAAGGCTGGATCCTCTGACAGATCTAGGGCAAGCAAATCAG ccAGTCGAGGAACTGAAAGGACAGTGGTAATGGATAAATCTAAAGGAGAACCAGTTATTAGTGTGAAAACATCTACATCAAAAGAGAGG AGTACAAAAAGCCAGGATCGCAAATCcgagagcaaagaaaagcaagatatttTATCATTCGATAAAATCAAAGAACAGCGAGAACGTGAACGTCAGAGACAGAGGGAGCGAGAAATCAGGGAAACGGAAAGGCGCCG agagagagagagacgaGAACGAGAACAACGCCTTCAAGCTATTCATGAGCGGGATGAAAGACAGAGGCTCCAGAGAGAGCGAGAACGACTTGAATTTCAACGGCAGCGTCTTGACAGAGAGCGCTTGGAGAGGGAGAGattggagagagaaagaatgcACATAGAGCAGGAAAGGAGACGAGAACAGGAACGAATCCAGCgagaaagggaagagctgcGACGTCAGCAGGAACAACTACGCTATGAACAAGAACGGCGATCTGCCATGAGAAGGCCTTATGATCCTGATGGCAG GCGTGATGACCCATACTGGCCAGAGGCGAAGCGAATGGCAATGGATGATAGGTATCATTCTGAATTTAGTCGTCAAGACCGCTTCCACGACTTTGACCACAGGGATCGTGGCCGATACCAAGATCATTGTTTGGACAG aagAGACGGTTCAAGAGGAATACCAGATCGAGATGGGCAG CATTACCCAGATGAACGCCACGGAGGGCCTGATCGTCACTCCCGGGATAGTTGGGGTGGCTATGGGTCTGACAGAAGAATGAGTGAAGGGAGAGGGATACCTCCACAAACCCG agatggACGTGACTGGGGAGATCATGGTCGAAAGTTAGAGGGGCATCAAGATCGTTCATGGCAGGGAAATGTGGATGGAGGAATGATGGGACGGGATCATGAGAGATGGCAAG GCGCGGAGGCTTTACGCAAGTTGGAAACCAGAGCCAGGTGA